The sequence below is a genomic window from Acetivibrio clariflavus DSM 19732.
TAACTACTTTTCAAAATTTTGTTCAAGGGAAGCAATAAAAGTATTAAATTATGTGAATCTCTCATTAATCAAGTGGTGTAGGAAAAAGTATAAAAGAATTAGAGGAAGTAAAGGAAAAGCATATAGATATCTGGCACGTCTAGCAAAATCTAAATCTGATTTATTCTACCACTGGAAAATAGGGATACGTCCGACGATTGGATAACAAGAGCCGTATGATAGGAGATTATCACGTACGGTTCCGTGAGAAACTCGGGGTGAAATTCCCCGGGTTTACTCGACTACTGTACACCTAGTATTAATGCAATTATCATGAGATAATCAGCTCAAAAAGGAGGAATTTATCTCATGACAAAAGAAGAACTAAAAGACTATTATTACTCATTGAGTCCAAGAGATGCACTGGCCTTTAACCTTAA
It includes:
- a CDS encoding group II intron maturase-specific domain-containing protein → MEKLAEEMNPVIRGWANYFSKFCSREAIKVLNYVNLSLIKWCRKKYKRIRGSKGKAYRYLARLAKSKSDLFYHWKIGIRPTIG